The Rhodocytophaga rosea genome has a segment encoding these proteins:
- a CDS encoding response regulator encodes MILEKENFHLQEVLGLAIDPYKFRAQENGLYFQVEYDPNLPVYLQGDPGKICQVVINLIGNALKFTKTGGIRLEFTQVADVSASQEDILLKVMVSDSGIGIAKENQEIIFQSFTQADASINRKYGGSGLGLSIIKEMVLLMGGDLGVISPAMHTNLQDQGGIGSTFWFTLPLRKAPQQAVPVRTTAKIPKKINFEGKVHVLMAEDNAVNQRLANLILQEAGCVVTIAENGQEALIAIQKQVFDVVFMDLQMPVMDGYTATRQIRMINQDIPIIGLSANVYKEDIEQCFQVGMNDYLSKPYSAQKLIQKLQRWIDNPGTLEEIPASSTSVSTSSSHNYINLKQMEELTGGMVDEMKEMLEAVIVVEKEFMAALNEWLIHQNHVKLATSAHKLKPCLYLVGMDNYREVLEKLEQQSKTAINPEEISRLCVELKTIFSEAEIQLEKQLMQYA; translated from the coding sequence ATGATCCTGGAGAAAGAAAACTTTCATCTACAGGAAGTGCTTGGTCTGGCTATTGATCCTTATAAATTCCGTGCCCAGGAAAATGGTTTGTATTTTCAGGTTGAGTATGATCCCAACCTGCCTGTATACCTGCAAGGCGACCCTGGGAAAATCTGCCAGGTAGTGATAAATCTCATTGGGAATGCACTAAAATTTACTAAAACCGGCGGCATACGTTTAGAATTTACACAGGTAGCAGATGTATCGGCCTCCCAGGAGGACATACTGCTGAAAGTAATGGTGTCTGATTCTGGTATTGGAATCGCTAAAGAAAACCAGGAGATTATCTTTCAGAGCTTTACACAAGCCGATGCTTCCATCAACCGTAAATATGGCGGTTCAGGTCTGGGGCTTTCTATTATAAAAGAAATGGTATTGCTGATGGGAGGCGATCTGGGTGTGATTAGTCCGGCTATGCACACAAATCTTCAGGATCAGGGTGGCATTGGAAGCACGTTCTGGTTTACCTTGCCTTTGAGGAAAGCACCTCAACAAGCTGTACCGGTCCGGACAACTGCTAAGATTCCTAAAAAAATAAACTTCGAAGGTAAAGTACATGTGTTGATGGCAGAAGACAATGCCGTAAATCAACGTCTGGCAAATCTTATCTTACAGGAAGCAGGTTGTGTAGTCACCATCGCCGAAAACGGACAGGAAGCACTTATTGCTATACAAAAACAGGTTTTCGATGTAGTATTTATGGACCTGCAAATGCCGGTAATGGATGGGTACACCGCTACCAGGCAAATTCGTATGATCAATCAGGATATTCCTATTATCGGTCTTTCTGCTAATGTGTACAAGGAGGACATTGAACAGTGTTTTCAGGTAGGCATGAATGATTATTTGAGTAAACCTTACAGTGCCCAGAAATTAATTCAGAAACTACAAAGATGGATTGACAACCCTGGTACGCTTGAGGAAATACCTGCGTCTTCTACATCAGTTTCTACCAGCAGTTCTCACAATTATATCAACCTAAAACAAATGGAAGAACTAACCGGTGGCATGGTAGATGAAATGAAAGAAATGCTGGAAGCTGTGATAGTAGTAGAAAAGGAATTTATGGCTGCATTGAATGAATGGCTCATACACCAGAATCATGTAAAGCTTGCTACTTCTGCCCATAAACTAAAACCCTGCTTATATCTGGTAGGAATGGATAATTACCGGGAAGTGTTAGAAAAGCTGGAACAACAAAGCAAAACAGCTATAAATCCTGAAGAAATATCCCGGCTATGTGTAGAACTGAAAACTATATTTTCTGAGGCGGAAATACAACTGGAAAAGCAACTGATGCAATATGCTTAA